A part of bacterium genomic DNA contains:
- the rlmB gene encoding 23S rRNA (guanosine(2251)-2'-O)-methyltransferase RlmB, whose amino-acid sequence MEKIGENTIKRLSKIGDRKYHSRYGEFLVEGLRSVEEAFKAKVEIKDLIIRHGEERVARIAELISAASDKGLSIWSVTSSEMSKICRTVNSQGIAAGVKLSSKTTGDLFGEILQYKTGVVVFLDSVQDPGNVGALIRSAEAFGVGGIILGRGSAGLYNPKTIRSTMGAIFRVPVVEMGDRKPEEIIERFKKAGFRILVANISEKATSLNKTNKFQKNLLVIGSEARGVSKSILSIADTEIYISMSGPTESLNASIAGSIFMYELLKQ is encoded by the coding sequence ATGGAAAAAATTGGAGAAAACACAATTAAAAGGCTCTCAAAGATTGGTGACAGGAAATATCATTCGCGTTACGGTGAGTTTTTAGTCGAAGGTCTTCGCTCGGTTGAGGAAGCCTTCAAGGCCAAAGTCGAAATTAAGGATTTAATTATCCGGCATGGAGAAGAGCGTGTTGCCAGAATAGCAGAACTAATATCGGCTGCCTCAGATAAAGGTCTCTCGATATGGAGCGTAACCTCGAGCGAGATGAGTAAAATATGCCGGACTGTCAATAGTCAGGGTATAGCCGCCGGTGTCAAGCTGTCCTCCAAAACTACCGGCGACCTTTTTGGAGAAATCTTGCAGTATAAAACTGGCGTGGTGGTTTTCCTCGACAGTGTTCAAGATCCCGGAAATGTCGGAGCTTTAATAAGATCGGCCGAGGCGTTTGGCGTTGGAGGCATTATACTCGGACGAGGTTCAGCCGGGCTTTATAATCCTAAAACGATTAGAAGCACGATGGGCGCAATTTTCCGGGTTCCGGTGGTCGAAATGGGCGACCGAAAACCGGAAGAGATAATAGAGCGCTTCAAAAAAGCTGGATTCCGAATATTAGTAGCTAATATTTCAGAAAAAGCCACATCTTTAAACAAAACCAATAAATTTCAAAAAAATCTATTGGTAATTGGATCTGAAGCTAGAGGTGTCTCCAAGAGCATCCTTTCAATAGCTGATACCGAAATATATATCTCTATGTCTGGTCCCACCGAATCACTAAATGCTTCGATTGCAGGCAGTATATTTATGTATGAATTATTAAAACAATAA